In one Bacillus thuringiensis genomic region, the following are encoded:
- a CDS encoding methyl-accepting chemotaxis protein — protein sequence MTAKAKENISILNTVISQNIEEKFVDATYFADILTEDTYPNGQEEIVRTKLAQYIKLHPEVEGIYIGTQTGKFIREPFIQMADGYNPTDRSWYKEAHENKGKVIVTAPYQSASTKNMVVTIAKEVKDGKGVIGINLNLDNILKISKMINIGEKGYAVILDQNKQIVSHPSRKPGAKVTDPWVKPIYEDKQGNVSYTEQDDKKNLIFATNEKTGWKVVGVMFDEEINQAASPVFYKTLIVIAIAIAFGSVLIYFITRSITGPLRKIAESAYKISKGDLTEKITIHSKDDIGKLGTSFNEMSTSLQDVITQISFSAEHVAASAEELTASVQQANDATDQITIAMEQVSGGAESQRQGVEEGAATLQQVNTAIQDVTGSAESISISSLHARERAEEGEDLVEQTAKQMQSISRSVSESDAIIKLLDEKSKQVGAISEAIQNIATQTNLLALNAAIEAARAGEQGRGFAIVADEVRKLAEQSGESSGEIANLIAEIKADIEHTVKAMDNVNGEVQQGLDVVTKTKVSFTEILSSTTHIVSQVNQMVETTKRIAGDANEVTNAIDEIAAAAEENTASMQSVAASTEEQVNSMEEISSASQNLAGMAEELQAMTSKFKV from the coding sequence ATGACAGCTAAAGCAAAGGAGAATATTTCGATTTTAAATACTGTTATTTCTCAAAATATAGAAGAGAAATTTGTTGATGCGACGTACTTTGCAGACATCTTAACAGAGGATACATATCCAAATGGACAGGAAGAAATAGTAAGAACGAAGTTAGCACAATATATAAAGCTTCATCCAGAAGTAGAAGGTATTTATATTGGAACGCAGACGGGAAAGTTTATAAGAGAACCATTTATCCAAATGGCTGATGGGTATAATCCAACAGATAGATCTTGGTATAAAGAAGCACATGAAAATAAAGGGAAAGTAATTGTTACTGCACCATATCAATCAGCATCTACAAAAAATATGGTAGTGACCATTGCGAAAGAAGTAAAAGATGGTAAAGGTGTTATAGGAATTAATTTAAACTTAGATAACATCTTAAAAATTTCCAAAATGATTAACATTGGTGAAAAAGGTTATGCAGTTATTTTAGATCAAAATAAGCAAATTGTTAGTCATCCATCTAGAAAACCAGGTGCGAAAGTTACTGATCCTTGGGTTAAACCAATTTATGAAGATAAACAAGGAAATGTGTCTTATACAGAACAAGATGATAAAAAGAATTTAATCTTTGCAACAAATGAAAAAACAGGCTGGAAAGTAGTTGGAGTTATGTTCGATGAAGAAATTAACCAAGCTGCCAGTCCAGTGTTTTATAAGACTTTAATTGTTATTGCTATCGCTATTGCATTTGGTAGTGTATTAATTTATTTCATTACAAGGTCTATTACAGGGCCATTACGAAAAATAGCTGAATCAGCATATAAAATTAGTAAGGGAGATTTAACAGAGAAAATTACAATCCATTCTAAGGATGACATAGGGAAATTAGGGACTTCATTTAATGAAATGTCTACGTCTTTACAAGATGTTATTACCCAAATTAGCTTTTCAGCAGAACATGTCGCGGCATCGGCTGAGGAGTTAACAGCGAGCGTACAGCAAGCAAATGATGCGACAGATCAAATTACAATTGCAATGGAACAAGTATCAGGTGGGGCTGAATCACAAAGACAAGGTGTTGAAGAAGGTGCGGCTACATTACAACAAGTAAATACAGCAATTCAAGATGTAACCGGAAGCGCAGAGTCAATTTCTATTTCCTCATTACATGCGAGAGAAAGAGCTGAAGAGGGAGAAGATTTAGTTGAACAAACTGCAAAACAAATGCAGTCTATTTCTAGGTCGGTATCCGAGTCAGATGCTATTATTAAACTTCTTGATGAGAAATCAAAGCAAGTAGGAGCTATTTCTGAAGCAATTCAAAACATAGCTACTCAAACGAACTTATTAGCTTTAAATGCGGCTATTGAAGCAGCAAGAGCAGGTGAACAGGGTCGAGGATTTGCTATTGTAGCAGATGAGGTTAGAAAATTAGCAGAGCAATCAGGAGAGTCATCTGGAGAGATTGCAAATTTAATTGCAGAAATTAAGGCGGATATTGAACATACTGTTAAGGCAATGGATAATGTGAATGGAGAAGTTCAACAAGGGCTTGATGTTGTAACAAAAACGAAAGTAAGTTTTACGGAAATTTTAAGTTCTACTACACATATTGTTTCTCAAGTTAATCAAATGGTAGAAACAACGAAGAGAATTGCTGGAGATGCAAATGAAGTGACAAATGCTATTGATGAAATTGCAGCGGCTGCAGAAGAAAATACAGCTAGTATGCAAAGTGTTGCAGCTTCAACAGAAGAACAGGTTAATTCAATGGAGGAAATTAGTTCAGCTTCGCAAAACTTAGCTGGGATGGCCGAAGAACTACAAGCGATGACTAGTAAATTTAAAGTATAA
- a CDS encoding sensor histidine kinase — protein MRKGSMFQKTRIRLTIVNSLVFILLIGILGSIIYSYTYKRIYNEVDQSIKMMAQYREKLDVKIPPRKRMENIQIGDPRVTRITWNGKIVKIEGDNRKFRSIFEENLEKFSPKKLGELQDIEVQGRYFRAFSLQKDGEIVQIVRDITAEERMLNTLFLILVIGCSIGSLCAIGIGFFLAGRALVPIQNSWEKQQQFVSDASHELRTPLAVIQSKTDVLFQSPSATIEEKAIDISTISKECRRLSKLVSNLLLLARSDSNQIEMDKKTFELDKLLEEIVAPYKEIASYQEKEMILKVERGVSFMGDRERIHQMMVILLDNAMKYTNEGGHIQIDCTQTSSSIRIQVKDDGIGVKEEDIPKLFDRFYQGDKARSTSEGAGLGLSIANWIVEKHYGKISVESRWGNGTSFEVIFPKNQKI, from the coding sequence ATGAGAAAAGGAAGTATGTTTCAAAAGACACGCATTCGTTTGACTATAGTGAATTCATTAGTATTTATCCTATTAATAGGTATATTAGGCAGTATTATTTATTCATACACATATAAGCGTATTTATAATGAAGTGGATCAATCTATAAAAATGATGGCCCAGTATAGAGAGAAATTAGATGTTAAAATACCACCAAGAAAACGCATGGAGAATATCCAGATTGGAGATCCGCGAGTAACTAGAATAACTTGGAATGGGAAAATAGTGAAAATAGAGGGCGATAACCGTAAATTCCGTTCTATTTTTGAAGAGAATTTGGAAAAGTTTTCTCCAAAAAAATTAGGGGAGTTACAAGATATTGAAGTACAAGGACGATATTTTAGAGCATTTTCGCTTCAAAAAGATGGAGAAATAGTTCAAATCGTGCGAGATATAACAGCGGAAGAAAGAATGTTAAATACTTTATTTTTAATCCTCGTTATAGGTTGTAGCATAGGAAGCCTCTGTGCGATAGGTATCGGCTTTTTCCTAGCTGGCAGAGCACTTGTACCTATTCAAAATTCATGGGAGAAACAGCAGCAATTCGTTTCTGATGCATCACATGAACTAAGGACACCGCTTGCAGTTATTCAATCAAAAACGGATGTGTTATTCCAATCACCATCCGCTACGATAGAAGAAAAAGCGATAGATATTTCTACAATTTCAAAAGAATGTAGGCGGTTATCGAAACTCGTTAGTAATTTATTATTGCTAGCACGTTCTGATTCTAATCAAATTGAGATGGATAAGAAAACATTTGAACTTGATAAATTGTTAGAAGAAATAGTAGCTCCATATAAAGAGATTGCTTCTTATCAAGAAAAAGAAATGATACTAAAAGTAGAACGTGGTGTATCTTTTATGGGGGATAGAGAGCGGATTCATCAAATGATGGTCATACTGTTAGATAATGCGATGAAGTATACAAACGAAGGTGGGCATATTCAAATCGATTGTACGCAAACGAGTAGTTCAATTCGTATACAGGTGAAGGATGACGGGATAGGAGTGAAAGAAGAAGATATTCCGAAATTATTTGATCGTTTTTATCAAGGGGATAAAGCAAGAAGTACGTCAGAAGGAGCTGGATTAGGTCTTTCAATCGCAAATTGGATTGTAGAAAAGCATTATGGAAAAATATCAGTAGAGAGCAGGTGGGGAAATGGCACTAGTTTTGAAGTGATTTTCCCTAAAAATCAAAAAATATAA
- a CDS encoding metallophosphoesterase family protein yields MKRILVISDIHGEIEKFEQLLKEAQYNAKKDQLILLGDYVDRGPNARAVIEKVKELKEEGALILKGNHEDMMIKALTINEERSWNHWVKRNGGDKTLYSYGFVEEDIAFNEKDFQKPILQSSVLEEHIKFIQELDHYIETEEYIFVHAGVEPMKRVSESEPYTLMWIRNEFHNGYSGEKVVVFGHTETKTLHSSEDCGVYFGSNRIIGIDGGAVYGGQLNCLELPSKKVYVIKN; encoded by the coding sequence ATGAAAAGAATTCTTGTTATTAGTGATATTCATGGAGAAATAGAAAAGTTCGAACAGTTGTTGAAAGAAGCTCAATATAATGCGAAAAAGGATCAATTAATCTTACTGGGAGATTATGTAGATCGTGGTCCAAATGCGCGTGCTGTAATTGAAAAGGTAAAAGAATTGAAAGAAGAGGGAGCACTCATTTTAAAAGGAAATCATGAAGATATGATGATTAAGGCGTTAACGATAAATGAGGAACGTTCATGGAACCATTGGGTAAAAAGAAATGGTGGAGATAAGACATTATATAGTTATGGATTTGTAGAAGAAGATATTGCGTTTAATGAGAAAGACTTCCAAAAACCGATTTTACAATCTTCTGTATTAGAGGAACATATAAAGTTTATTCAAGAATTAGATCATTACATTGAAACAGAAGAGTATATATTTGTACATGCTGGGGTTGAGCCGATGAAACGAGTTTCTGAATCTGAACCATATACGTTAATGTGGATCCGTAATGAATTTCATAATGGATATAGCGGTGAAAAGGTTGTTGTATTTGGGCATACGGAAACAAAGACGCTTCATAGTAGTGAGGATTGCGGAGTGTATTTTGGTAGTAATCGTATTATTGGAATTGATGGCGGGGCTGTGTATGGTGGTCAGCTAAATTGTTTGGAGTTGCCAAGTAAAAAGGTATATGTAATAAAAAATTGA
- a CDS encoding C39 family peptidase, whose amino-acid sequence MKVIRKLKWYICTALLGAAIWSVYTNGIPKYVEKFTFSNIQRGKETEFCNNDEKVILSNVPLIQQLPELDRGCEVTSLAMMLQYAGVSVDKMTLANEIKKVDFIDDGVRGNPNEGFVGNIYTFSESGYGVYHGPLFQLAEKYLPNKAVDLTGRNIEEIYKSVKAGQPVVMITNATFAPLDEDEFTTWKTNSGDVSITYNEHCIVLIGYDQESVYIRDPLEDSLDVKVPREIFEQAWVQMGSQAISYVKNSK is encoded by the coding sequence GTGAAAGTGATAAGAAAATTGAAGTGGTATATATGTACAGCTTTACTAGGTGCAGCAATATGGAGTGTATATACAAATGGAATTCCAAAGTATGTAGAGAAGTTTACATTCTCAAATATACAAAGAGGAAAAGAAACGGAGTTTTGTAATAACGATGAAAAAGTCATCTTATCAAATGTTCCATTAATTCAGCAGTTACCAGAATTGGATAGAGGCTGTGAAGTGACAAGTTTAGCGATGATGTTACAATATGCTGGTGTTTCAGTGGATAAGATGACATTAGCAAATGAAATAAAAAAAGTTGATTTTATAGACGATGGTGTGCGCGGGAATCCGAATGAAGGATTTGTAGGTAATATTTATACATTTTCTGAATCAGGATATGGTGTATATCATGGGCCACTTTTTCAGTTAGCGGAAAAATATTTACCTAATAAAGCTGTAGACTTAACTGGGAGGAATATAGAAGAGATTTATAAGAGTGTAAAAGCAGGACAACCGGTAGTCATGATCACAAATGCAACATTTGCACCATTAGATGAAGATGAATTTACTACATGGAAAACAAATAGTGGAGATGTTTCTATTACGTATAATGAACATTGTATTGTACTTATTGGGTATGATCAGGAATCTGTATATATTCGAGATCCACTTGAGGATAGCTTAGATGTAAAAGTGCCGAGAGAAATCTTTGAACAGGCATGGGTGCAAATGGGGAGTCAGGCAATTAGTTATGTAAAGAACTCCAAATAA
- a CDS encoding sensor histidine kinase, whose amino-acid sequence MKKRKRLWNLWKTITLLVCTVVIFSLLVTDILISHNVERATEDSQAEKAKTIAHIVANDSIVINGLVGKADTPAIQTYTNRILKNTGVQFIVVMDMDGIRKSHPDPQKIGYHFIGGDEGPALKGKEHVSLAEGTLGISMRVFVPIFSETGEQLGAVAVGISADNVKERVKESRHIIYIGVGVGVLVGIIGAILLARHIKKSLFGLEPHRIAKILEERNTMLQSVKEGIIAVDKEARVTLINNEAKRLFKKSGLEEDFIGKDVELYMPNSRIKEVLKTGEVQLNEEQNIYGITIVTNRVPLYVKGEIVGAIATFRDKTEIRKLAEELTGIRLYAEALRAQSHEFMNKMHVVLGLTHMKQYEELQKYISGMVSEHQYEIGGVMKRIKSPVFAGFLLGKLSYAREKNIKLIISEDSYMPEIDDESITHELITIVGNLIDNALEAVTNCENKQVEVKIQHGDILTITVQDTGKGIQEKEIEELFTKGYSTKGDNRGYGLYLVKESIQRINGEIHMHSLVGKGTTITIEIPKGRDERQI is encoded by the coding sequence ATGAAAAAAAGAAAAAGACTATGGAATTTGTGGAAAACGATTACATTGTTAGTTTGTACAGTTGTAATTTTTTCTTTACTTGTGACAGATATATTAATTAGTCATAATGTAGAACGGGCGACGGAGGATAGCCAAGCAGAGAAAGCAAAAACAATTGCACACATTGTGGCGAATGATTCAATTGTAATCAATGGCTTGGTTGGGAAAGCGGATACTCCTGCAATCCAAACGTATACAAATAGGATATTAAAAAACACAGGTGTTCAATTTATTGTAGTTATGGACATGGATGGAATAAGAAAATCTCATCCAGATCCTCAAAAAATAGGTTATCATTTCATTGGTGGGGATGAAGGGCCTGCATTGAAAGGAAAAGAACATGTATCGTTAGCAGAAGGAACTTTAGGTATTTCCATGCGAGTATTTGTACCAATATTTTCTGAAACAGGTGAACAACTTGGAGCAGTGGCTGTTGGTATTTCAGCAGATAATGTAAAAGAGAGAGTTAAGGAAAGTAGACATATCATTTATATTGGTGTCGGAGTTGGGGTATTAGTCGGAATTATAGGAGCAATATTACTAGCTAGACATATAAAGAAAAGTTTATTCGGTCTTGAGCCGCACAGGATAGCAAAAATTCTTGAAGAAAGAAATACGATGCTACAATCTGTAAAGGAAGGTATTATTGCTGTAGATAAAGAGGCTAGAGTAACGTTAATTAATAATGAAGCGAAACGTCTATTTAAAAAAAGCGGACTTGAAGAAGATTTTATCGGTAAAGATGTTGAGTTGTATATGCCAAATTCACGTATAAAAGAAGTATTGAAAACGGGAGAAGTACAATTAAACGAAGAACAAAATATTTACGGAATTACGATTGTGACGAATCGAGTTCCTTTATATGTAAAAGGAGAAATAGTTGGTGCAATTGCAACATTTCGTGATAAAACAGAGATTAGAAAACTAGCAGAGGAACTAACTGGTATTAGACTATATGCAGAAGCATTACGGGCACAATCTCATGAGTTTATGAATAAGATGCATGTCGTATTAGGGCTTACACATATGAAACAGTATGAAGAATTACAGAAGTATATAAGCGGCATGGTATCAGAGCATCAATATGAAATTGGTGGAGTTATGAAAAGAATAAAAAGTCCAGTATTTGCTGGTTTTTTACTAGGTAAGCTCAGCTATGCTAGAGAGAAAAATATAAAATTAATTATAAGTGAAGATTCTTATATGCCGGAAATAGATGATGAAAGTATTACTCATGAACTTATTACGATTGTCGGAAATTTAATTGATAATGCATTAGAGGCAGTTACGAATTGTGAAAACAAGCAAGTTGAAGTTAAGATACAACATGGGGATATACTAACTATTACAGTACAAGATACGGGAAAAGGTATACAAGAAAAAGAAATAGAGGAATTATTTACGAAAGGTTATTCCACAAAGGGAGATAACCGCGGTTATGGTTTGTATCTTGTAAAAGAAAGTATACAGCGAATAAATGGGGAAATTCATATGCATTCATTAGTAGGAAAGGGAACAACGATAACGATTGAAATACCTAAAGGTAGGGATGAGAGGCAAATATGA
- a CDS encoding response regulator: MIKVLIVEDDPMVAMLNTHYLEQVGGFELVQAVNSVKSAIEILEKSRVDLVLLDIFMPEETGFELLMYIRNQEKEIDIIMISAVHDMGSIKKALQYGVVDYLIKPFTFERFKEALTIYREKLTFMKEQQKISQSELDSLILQKEKREPTVTKELPKGLTKQTLQLIWQKIESLNGRVFTTDEMAQLVGISRVSIRKYVMFLTDIGVLENEMMYQHVGRPVSKLRCVDQKKIEFYV, encoded by the coding sequence ATGATTAAAGTTTTAATTGTAGAAGATGACCCGATGGTAGCAATGTTAAATACGCATTATTTAGAGCAAGTAGGAGGGTTTGAACTTGTTCAAGCAGTTAACTCAGTAAAGTCGGCGATAGAAATATTAGAGAAATCACGAGTAGATTTAGTATTACTTGATATTTTTATGCCTGAAGAGACTGGGTTTGAGCTTTTAATGTATATCCGGAACCAAGAAAAAGAAATCGATATTATAATGATTTCAGCTGTACATGATATGGGAAGTATTAAAAAAGCATTACAATATGGTGTAGTAGATTATTTAATTAAACCATTCACATTTGAACGATTTAAAGAGGCATTAACTATATATCGAGAAAAACTTACTTTCATGAAAGAACAACAAAAAATTAGTCAATCGGAATTAGATTCGTTAATTTTACAAAAAGAAAAAAGAGAGCCTACTGTCACTAAAGAGCTTCCGAAAGGTTTAACGAAGCAAACGTTGCAATTAATTTGGCAGAAGATCGAGTCTCTGAATGGAAGAGTATTTACAACAGATGAAATGGCACAATTAGTTGGAATTTCAAGAGTTTCTATTCGAAAATATGTAATGTTTCTGACTGACATTGGGGTGTTAGAAAACGAAATGATGTACCAACATGTGGGAAGACCTGTAAGTAAATTAAGATGTGTTGATCAAAAGAAAATAGAGTTTTACGTATAA
- a CDS encoding ABC transporter substrate-binding protein: MSLVKKGAALLMVATMALSSAACSNSKTEGKPEAQAKVAPVEKNGDKTVIRFWHAMGGKTQGVLDGLVADYNKSQNKYEIKAEFQGTYEESLTKFRTMSATKEAPALVQSSEITTKYMIDSKKITPIDSWIKKDKYDTSKLEKAITNYYSVDGKMYSMPFNSSTPVLIYNKDAFAKAGLDPEKAPKTYAELQEAAKKLTIKEGGNVKQYGFSMLNYGWFFEELLATQGALYVDNENGRKDAAKKAVFNGKEGQKVFGMLDDLNKAGALGKYGASWDDIRAAFQSGQVAMYLDSSAGVRDLIDASKFNVGVSYIPYPEDSKQNGVVIGGASLWMTNMVSEETQQGAWDFMKYLTKPDVQAKWHTATGYFSINPDAYNEPLVKEQYEKYPQLKVTVDQLQATKQSPATQGALISVFPESRDAVVKALEAMYDGKNSKEALDEAAKATDRAISISARTSQK; encoded by the coding sequence ATGAGTCTAGTTAAAAAAGGTGCTGCGCTATTAATGGTAGCAACAATGGCATTATCTAGTGCCGCTTGTTCAAATAGTAAAACAGAAGGAAAACCTGAAGCACAGGCAAAAGTAGCACCAGTTGAAAAAAATGGTGATAAAACTGTAATTCGCTTCTGGCATGCGATGGGTGGAAAAACACAAGGAGTACTAGATGGTCTTGTTGCAGACTATAATAAGTCGCAAAATAAATATGAGATAAAGGCAGAGTTCCAAGGAACATATGAAGAGTCTTTAACGAAATTTAGAACGATGTCTGCAACGAAAGAAGCGCCAGCTCTTGTTCAATCGAGTGAAATTACAACGAAATATATGATTGATAGTAAAAAAATCACACCAATTGATAGCTGGATAAAAAAAGATAAGTACGATACGTCAAAATTAGAAAAAGCAATTACAAATTATTATTCAGTTGATGGAAAAATGTATTCTATGCCATTTAATTCATCTACACCAGTATTAATTTATAATAAAGATGCTTTCGCAAAGGCGGGCTTAGATCCAGAGAAAGCTCCGAAAACATATGCGGAATTACAAGAAGCAGCGAAAAAGTTAACGATTAAAGAAGGCGGAAATGTAAAACAATATGGATTCTCCATGCTTAACTATGGTTGGTTCTTTGAAGAATTGTTAGCGACACAAGGTGCTTTATATGTAGATAACGAAAACGGTCGTAAGGATGCTGCAAAGAAGGCGGTATTTAACGGTAAAGAAGGACAGAAAGTATTTGGAATGTTAGATGATTTAAATAAAGCTGGCGCACTTGGAAAGTATGGAGCAAGTTGGGATGATATTCGTGCCGCGTTCCAGTCTGGACAAGTTGCTATGTATTTAGATTCTTCAGCAGGTGTTCGTGATTTAATTGATGCATCTAAGTTTAATGTAGGTGTTTCATATATTCCGTATCCAGAGGATTCGAAACAAAATGGTGTTGTTATTGGTGGAGCATCATTATGGATGACGAATATGGTTTCAGAAGAAACGCAACAAGGTGCTTGGGACTTTATGAAATATTTAACGAAGCCAGACGTACAAGCAAAATGGCATACTGCAACAGGCTATTTCTCAATTAATCCAGATGCATATAATGAGCCATTAGTAAAAGAGCAATATGAAAAATACCCACAGTTGAAAGTGACAGTAGATCAACTGCAAGCAACGAAGCAATCTCCAGCAACACAAGGTGCTTTAATTAGTGTATTCCCAGAATCACGAGATGCAGTTGTAAAAGCATTAGAAGCGATGTATGACGGGAAGAATAGTAAAGAAGCGTTAGATGAAGCTGCCAAAGCAACAGATAGAGCAATTAGCATTTCAGCTCGTACAAGTCAAAAATAA
- a CDS encoding carbohydrate ABC transporter permease, which yields MIVKQWKQNFLLYMLLIISAVMVFFPVLYAFLISFMTPDDIQMRRLFPTQFTFDNFINIFQKVPLFTYLYNSLIVSIVVMIGQLIVSSLAAYAFVFLQFKGRNLIFFLFISTMLIPWEATMVPNFLTIQNFGWINSFAGMTVPFFATAFGIFLLRQHFMTLPNELKEAAFIEGIGNIRFLFSVVIPYCKTSFITLGVYSFLTTWNMYLWPLLVTTDEKVRTVQIGVKQLQSQEVATDWGSVMAGVTVIVIPTLILLFLGQKQLQQGLTKGAIK from the coding sequence ATGATTGTTAAACAGTGGAAGCAAAATTTCCTATTATACATGCTGCTCATAATTAGTGCAGTAATGGTATTTTTTCCTGTACTGTATGCGTTTTTAATAAGCTTTATGACACCAGACGATATTCAAATGAGAAGGTTATTTCCAACTCAATTTACTTTTGATAATTTCATTAATATTTTTCAAAAAGTACCGCTTTTTACATACTTATATAACAGTTTAATTGTATCGATAGTCGTTATGATTGGACAACTTATCGTATCAAGCTTAGCGGCGTATGCTTTTGTTTTTCTTCAGTTTAAAGGAAGAAACCTTATTTTCTTCCTGTTTATTTCGACGATGCTTATTCCGTGGGAAGCAACGATGGTACCTAACTTTTTAACGATTCAAAACTTTGGCTGGATCAATAGTTTCGCTGGGATGACAGTGCCGTTTTTTGCGACAGCTTTCGGTATTTTCTTGCTACGTCAACATTTTATGACACTTCCGAATGAACTGAAAGAAGCTGCATTTATTGAAGGGATTGGAAATATAAGGTTTTTATTCAGCGTTGTAATTCCGTATTGTAAAACGAGTTTTATTACGCTTGGAGTATATAGCTTTTTAACAACATGGAATATGTATTTATGGCCACTTTTAGTGACCACAGATGAAAAAGTAAGAACAGTGCAAATTGGTGTGAAGCAGCTTCAGTCTCAAGAAGTTGCAACTGATTGGGGAAGCGTAATGGCCGGTGTTACGGTTATCGTTATTCCAACATTGATTTTACTATTTTTAGGGCAAAAGCAATTACAACAAGGATTAACAAAAGGTGCAATTAAATAA
- a CDS encoding response regulator transcription factor, which translates to MRLLVIEDTTSLLESIVQILRDEFEVDTAINGEDGLFLALQNIYDAILLDVMMPRMDGFEVIQKIRDEKIETPVLFLTARDSLEDRVKGLDFGGDDYIVKPFQAPELKARIRALLRRSGSLTTQQTIRYKGIELFGKDKDVQVDGQGIKLTLKQYELLEYLIQNSGKILMREQIFDRVWGFDSDTTVAIVEVYVHHLRKKLEPFGYQKDIQTVRGIGYILKEQ; encoded by the coding sequence ATGCGCTTACTTGTAATAGAAGATACTACTTCGTTATTAGAATCTATCGTACAAATTTTGCGTGATGAATTTGAAGTAGATACGGCAATAAATGGAGAAGATGGATTGTTTTTAGCGCTTCAAAATATATATGATGCAATTTTGTTGGATGTGATGATGCCAAGGATGGACGGATTTGAAGTGATTCAAAAAATACGTGATGAAAAGATTGAAACACCAGTCCTGTTTTTGACAGCGAGAGATTCTTTAGAAGATCGGGTGAAGGGATTGGACTTTGGTGGAGATGACTATATCGTTAAGCCATTTCAGGCCCCTGAATTAAAAGCGAGAATTCGCGCTTTACTACGCAGAAGTGGTAGTTTAACAACGCAGCAAACAATTCGCTATAAAGGGATTGAATTGTTCGGAAAAGATAAAGACGTTCAAGTAGATGGACAAGGTATTAAGTTGACATTGAAACAATATGAGCTACTAGAGTATCTCATTCAAAATAGCGGGAAGATTTTAATGCGTGAACAAATTTTTGATCGTGTTTGGGGATTTGATTCAGATACGACAGTAGCGATTGTAGAAGTGTATGTGCATCATTTACGTAAAAAATTAGAGCCATTCGGTTATCAGAAAGATATTCAAACCGTTCGAGGTATTGGATATATATTAAAAGAACAATGA